In Zunongwangia sp. HGR-M22, the sequence TATCCAAAATCGAAGCAGCCTAAAATTTCATTATTAAGTTTTGATTTTTAAATCAGCACATTTTCAAATTAATGAATTTTTAAATATTCAAAAGTAGTGAAAATTTTAACTCACCCTGCTTTTAAGTGTATTTTCACGATGAATTTTACCGCTGCTGGTTTCTTCAAATTTTTCAACAAAATAGATCTTTTTAGGATGCTCAAATCTTTCTAAAGATTTTAGATTATCTATTTTATCTTTCATTTCTGTGAGGTGTTCTTCTGAAAATGCAGCTTCAATAAATAGCACTAACTTGTTTCCTAATGAATCATCTGGGAGAGAGGTAATAAAAAAACGAGAATCTATAATTTTACCAAGTTTTTTCTCTATTTCTTCAGGATGTAATTTTACACCACCGCTATTGATTACGTTATCAATCCTACCTTTCCAATTGAATTTCTTATAAGTAACAATCTCAACAACATCATTTGTGATAATAACTTCGTCGGAGAGCTTAGGAGCTTTTATTACCAAACAATCCCGCTCGTCTTTACTAATATTGATATTAGGCAATACTTTAAAAGGGCGAGCTTGTTTTTTCTTTTTCGTAGGATTAATTCTACGAGCAGCAATATGGGTAATGGTTTCGGTCATTCCGTAGGTTTCGTAAACCTTAGTATTAACTTCTTTGACCATCTTTTGAAGTCTAAGCGACATTGCTCCTCCACCCACAATTAGTTTTCTAACCAAATGCAATCGCCCAACAGAGTTATCTAATTGGAACGGTATCATTGCACAGAAATCGTAGATTTTAAAAACCTGATCTAATGGCGTGGATGAAGGTGGTACCAAATCCAGTTGCCAACCACAAACTATAGCTCTAATAATCATCATTTTCCCTGCAATATAAGTTGCAGGAAGACAAAGTAAAGCTTTGGTATCTTCAGGAAGATCAAAATATTTTGCAGTAGCCATCGCCGAATTTGCCATATATTCTTTTTTAAGCTGAATAATTTTTGGCTTTCCTGTAGAACCTGAAGTTTTAACCTCAAGAAAATTGTGCGGTTTCAACCATTCTAATATGAAGTTTCCTACTTCTTCTTCAAAAGCTTCTCCTTCTTTTATGAAATGAAATGCAAGCTGGCGCAATTCTGCATTGCTATAGTGCTGTTTATTCAGCTTAAAATTAGGATGTGTCTCGGGAACCTTATAATAGTCTGCCATGTTATCAAAAATCAATAAATCCTGACTAGTCAAAGTTATTAAATTGCTACGATTATTTAAATTTAATTATTTTTTAGTAATCTTTTTCCATTTTTGACAAATCTTCAATATCACTTATTTCAGAAGTATGTGAAACGATAGGCTGCTGTACCTTACCAAATAGACGATTCCCCCAATTATTCCATTTGTATCTTTTTGCATAAATAAATAAAATAATAGGGTTTATAACTAATGCACCAATCCACACTTCCCAATCTGCGGTGGGATTAGATATATCCTTTAAAATAGATTCAGTATTAAAAGCAGTCCAATCTGCCGTGACTAAAAGCGAAGCTACCAAATTATTGGCTGCATGAAAACCTAAAGAAAGTTCTAGGCCCTCGTCCATCAATGTCATTATTCCTAGCATCAAGGCAGTACCAAAATAAGAAACCATCACCAAATCCCCCATCTGCGCTACCTCTGGATTTGCATAATGCATTGCTCCAAAAATAAACGAAGTAATCACTAATGGAATCCAACGATATTTTGTTTTTATACCAATTCCCTGCATCAAATAGCCTCTAAAGAAATATTCCTCAAAACTAGTTTGCAGAGGTACAAACACAATTGCAATAAGCGTTAAGATCAGAAAAGGAACCAAATTGAAATTAAAGACGTAATCATCCGGACTTACAAAGAAATAATCTACCAGAATCAATACTATATTTAAAATCGCTATTGTTGAAAATGAAAACCAAATTCGACTCCAATCAATTTTTTTTCTGCTTGTAGTTAAGTTCGTAATGCTATTTTTATGAATTCTTTTATATATTAAAAAAAGAAATAATAGAGATAATGCAAACCCGAGGAGCATTAAGAAAAAAGTAGTATTACTATTGAAAGACGACATCAAACTATTCTGATCTAGAAAAATAGCCATCATCTTTTCGTTATATCCATATTTGATAGATAGGGCAATAAAAAACGGAATTATTTGCAAACAACTCCAACCAAAAAATATTGCTAATGCACCAATTATATATCTTGCGCCGCTGCTTTTGCCTTTAAAGGCCTGCTCTATATACATTCGTTATTTTAAAATTTAAAATCCCAATTTTTTTCTGGATTATATCTTATTTCGCCTTCTTTTACCTCCAATGGACTTTCTATATTGTTGGTGTATAAACTTCCTGTTCCTAAGCCTTGTGGCATTCTTACCTTCTGTTCGTAGGTAAACTGTGAAATCGCATTTAGCCCAATATTACTTTCTAAAGCACTTGTATTCCACCAGCCAATATCTCTCTTTTCAGCCAGATCAATCCATTGCTGAGTCCCTTTAAAACCACCTATCAAACTCGGCTTAAATATCAAATATTGTGGTTGTATGGTTTGTAGCAGTTTCTCCTTTTTTGTTACGTCGAAAACACCTATTAGTTCTTCGTCTAAAGCAATTGGTAATGGCGTATCTTCACAAAGCTTCGCCATTTCTTCCCAATTTCCTTGCTTTATCGGCTGCTCAATACTGTGAAGCTCTAATTCGCTTAAATGCTTCAGTTTATCTAAAGCATTTGTAGGATCAAAAGCGCCGTTTGCATCCACACGTAGTTCTATTTCTTCTGCGGAATACTGCGAGCGAATATACTTCAGTAATTCTAACTCAGTTTCAAAATCGATAGCTCCAATTTTCATTTTTATACAATTGAAACCCGACTTCAATTTATCTTCAATTTGAGATTTCATGAAGTCTTTTTCTCCCATCCAGATAAGTCCGTTTATGGCAATCGCATCTTTGCCATTTGTAAATTTGGAAGGAAATAGCTCGAATTCATCTTTATTTTCTAGAGATTGGAATGCCATTTCTATCCCAAATTGAATACTTGGAAATTCGGTTAATTGTTCCCATAATTCATCTTTTCCTAAATCGATGTTTTTACAGGCCCATTTTAGTTTTTCTTCATAATCGGGACGGTCATCTATACTTAAACCACGTAATATTCCGCATTCACCATACCCAATATTATCTCCATTTTCAATTTTGATAAACCAGGTTTCTTTAACAGTAAGAACGCCCCGGGAAGTTCCACTGGGGCGTTTAAATTCTAAAATATGTTTTTTATATGTTGCTTGCATTTATACACTCATCTTTTCTCCAATTTCCATTAGAAGAAGTTCCTTTCCTTTATCGGCAAATTTCTTTTTAGATTCAGCATGATCTATTTCAATATACCCAAAAGTATCGTAATGGCATCCTAAAATGCGATCACATTCTATAAAATCACTTGCCACTATAGCCTCATCAATTCCCATAGTAAAATTGTCACCAATTGGCAGCACTGCTAAATCTAGTTTTGTAAAAAGCGGAATCAATTTCATATCCATACTTAATGCCGTATCTCCCGCGATATAAAGATTTTTTTCTCCCGTCTGAATTACAAAACCTCCTGGTAAACCACCTGATGCTCCATCAGGAAAAGTACTGCTATGCCAAGCCTGTACGTATTTTACTTTTCCGAAGTCAAAATTCCAACTACCGCCATGATTCATTGGATGCACATTGTATCCTTTATCTTCGTAATAAGAAGCGATTTCAGCATTACTTACAATTACAGCATCTGGATTATTCTTAGCAACAGTTTCAACATCAAGTACATGATCTTGGTGGGCGTGAGTAACTAGAATAAAATCTGCTTTAATTGCATCTATTTCTACTTTCCCCTTTGCATTTTCGTTACCCGATATAAAAGGATCGACAATCACATTAATATTTCCTATAGTAAGGCCAAGACAATTTTGACCGTAAAAAGTAAGTTCCATAATCAATTTATTTTTTTTTGAATTGATTCTAAAATACAAATTGAGTTAAAGAGAAGCCGAATTTAGAATTCTATAATTTTGTTAAACTTCCTTCTAAAATATTTGTCCTAAACCAAATAATATGGACATAGCGAAAGTACATAATGCCAATGTTTTTAATTCAGGATCTAGCAAAGCCGGAGATTCGTTTTGCATTACTCTTTTTAAATGAAGCACAAGTGGAATAAAAGTAACATAAAAAATAAGATCGTCCCAGCCCTCATAAAATAATGCTGAATAAATTACCATCAATAAAATAGCACCTAGAATTAAAAAATACTGATATATTTTCGCTGCTTTTTGGCCTAATTTTACCGCTAGCGTTATTTTCCCTGATTTTTCATCTGGAATACGATCTCGCATATTATTAAGATTAAGTACTCCCGCACTTAAAAGTCCGACTGCCGCAGCTGGCATTAGCACGGTCCATTCTAAATTATTAGCATACAGAAAAAAGGAGCCGAAAACTCCCACAATTCCGAAGAAAATAAACACGAATATATCGCCTAAACCTCGATATCCGTAAGCAGAATTACCAACGGTATATTTAATCGCAGCGACTATAGAAGCTACACCTAATCCTATAAAAATCAAGCTGTACAAAAAATTCTCTCTTCCAAAAGAAGCATAAATCAATAAAACAGCAAGTATAAATGTAAGAATGGAGGTTGCGATAATTCCATTTTTCATTTCTGCATGTGTAATCAAACCGCTTTGTATGGCTCGCTGAGGACCAACACGTTCGTCGTTATCTGTACCTTTTACTCCGTCGCCATAATCATTGGCAAAATTAGATAATACCTGAAGTCCTAAAGTTGTTGCAAGTGCTAACGAAAAAATACCTAAATTAAAATATCCCTGCTGGGCAGCAATTGCAGTTCCTACTAAAATACCCGAGAGTGATAAAGGCAAAGTTCGTAGTCGGGCAGCATTTACCCATGAATTTATTTTTTTCATTTAGCGCATTATTTTTACTAAAACTTCTTTTAAAAGATCTCCCGAGGATAAGTTTACTGCTCCCACACCTTTACTCTTTACATCTGCCTCTTGCAAAACACTTATGGCGTAGCTCACTTTTTTCATAGGATAATTTTTTGCTGCCACGGTATAATCATTTACAAAATAGGGATTCACTTTTAGTTGCTTTGCCACATTCATTTTAGATTTATCTGGCAATCCATGATATTGCAAAATTTGGGAGAAATAAGAGAACAATAGTGAAATTGTTACTACTAGAGGATTGTCCTTAGGATTTTGAGAAAAGTAATTTATGATGCGATGGGCTTTAATTTCGTCTTTAAGACCAACAGCTTTACGCAACTCAAAATTATTAAAATCTTTACTAATACCTATATTCTGCTCGATAAGCTCTGGAGTTACCTCGGTGCCTTTTTCGCAAACCAATTGTAATTTTTGTAACTCGTTATCGATTTTACCCAAATCTGTACCTAAAAATTCTACCAGCATTTGCGAAGCTTTAGGTGAAATTCCCAAGCCTCTAGATTTTAAATTCTTTACGATCCAATCTGAAACCTGATTTTCGTAAAGCTTTTTACTATCCAGTATTACGCCGCTTTTTTTGATGGTTTTATAGACCTTTTTTCGCTTATCTAGCGTTTTGTGTTTATAACATAACACTAAAACCGTGGTAGGTTGTGGGTTTTCAGCATAATCGCTCAATTTATCAATCGTTCGTGATAAATCTTGAGCTTCTTTTACGATCACTACCTGGCGTTCTGCCATCATAGGATAACGCTTGGCATTCCCTACAATTTCATCGGGATTAGTGTCCCTACCGTACATGATAATTTGGTTGAATCCTTTTTCATCTTCCCGCAGCAAGTTATCTTCAATATAATCGGCAACCTTATCAACAAAATAAGGCTCATCCCCCATCAAAAGATAAATGGGAGCAATCTTTCCATTTTTAATATCGGTAACAATCTGTTTTGCGTCGTCCATGCAGAAAAGAAACTTTTAGGCTGAAATTAGTTTTACCTTTAAAGGCTTTTGGATGTTGTATACTTTAGTATTTTTGGGGTCTATGATCGACCTCAATTTTCCAAAATATAATTTCAGGTTCAAAAATAGTCAAAATAAAATAGCTGTTTTTGACGAACTGCGGAAAAAATTTATAATTCTAACCCCAGAAGAATGGGTGCGCCAAAACTGCGTGCAATTTTTAATGAAGGAAAAAGAATTTCCTAAAAGTTTGATTAATGTAGAGAAGCAACTGAAGCTAGGTAAGTTAACCAAACGTTATGATGCCGTAGTTTACAATAGTGATGGAAGTATTCATCTAATTGTAGAGTGTAAAGCACCGCATATTAAAATCACACAAAATGTTTTCGATCAAATTGCACAATATAACATGACCTTAGATGCAGATTATTTAATGGTTACCAATGGATTGTCACATTACTATTGCAAAATGGATTACGAAGCAGGACAATATCAGTTTTTACCAGAAATCCCGGCATATAAACAAGCTTAAATGAAAGTAGCAGTTGTTATTTTAAACTGGAATGGGAAAGACTTGCTTAGGCAGTTTTTACCATCGGTCACTCAATTTTCTACAGAAGCCAATATCTATGTCGCCGATAATGCGTCAACCGACGATTCGATAGAATTTCTACGGAATAACTTTCCTGAAGTAAAAATTATTCAGAATAAAGAAAACGGAGGATATGCTAAAGGATATAACGACGCCCTGAAGCATCTTTCCGAAGAGATCTTAATCCTTTTAAATAGTGATATTGAAGTTACCAAAAATTGGTTACAACCGATATTAGAAACGTTTAGCAAACAATCTAAAACCGCTGTAGCACAGCCAAAAATCTTAGATTATAAAAAGAAAGATCATTTTGAATACGCTGGTGCGGCGGGAGGTTTTATTGATAAGTTTGGATATCCTTTTTGTAGAGGAAGAATATTTGATACCATAGAGAAAGATTTCGGCCAATTTAATGATGATGCAGAAATTTTTTGGGCAAGTGGTGCTTGTTTAGCTATTAGAAACGAGGTATTTAAAGAAATTGGAGGTTTTGATGAAGACTTCTTTGCCCACCAGGAAGAAATTGATTTATGCTGGCGAATTAAAAATTTTGATTACGATATAAAATATACAGGCAATTCTGTCGTTTACCACGTTGGAGGAGCAACTTTAGACAAAATGAATCCTAAAAAGACCTATTATAATTTTAGAAATAGTCTTTTTATGCTTGTTAAAAACCTCCCTAAGAAAGAAATGCGTAAAATTGTATTCCAAAGAATGATTTTGGATGGGATTGCCGGCTTAAAATT encodes:
- a CDS encoding AMP-binding protein, translated to MADYYKVPETHPNFKLNKQHYSNAELRQLAFHFIKEGEAFEEEVGNFILEWLKPHNFLEVKTSGSTGKPKIIQLKKEYMANSAMATAKYFDLPEDTKALLCLPATYIAGKMMIIRAIVCGWQLDLVPPSSTPLDQVFKIYDFCAMIPFQLDNSVGRLHLVRKLIVGGGAMSLRLQKMVKEVNTKVYETYGMTETITHIAARRINPTKKKKQARPFKVLPNINISKDERDCLVIKAPKLSDEVIITNDVVEIVTYKKFNWKGRIDNVINSGGVKLHPEEIEKKLGKIIDSRFFITSLPDDSLGNKLVLFIEAAFSEEHLTEMKDKIDNLKSLERFEHPKKIYFVEKFEETSSGKIHRENTLKSRVS
- a CDS encoding CPBP family intramembrane glutamic endopeptidase, which encodes MYIEQAFKGKSSGARYIIGALAIFFGWSCLQIIPFFIALSIKYGYNEKMMAIFLDQNSLMSSFNSNTTFFLMLLGFALSLLFLFLIYKRIHKNSITNLTTSRKKIDWSRIWFSFSTIAILNIVLILVDYFFVSPDDYVFNFNLVPFLILTLIAIVFVPLQTSFEEYFFRGYLMQGIGIKTKYRWIPLVITSFIFGAMHYANPEVAQMGDLVMVSYFGTALMLGIMTLMDEGLELSLGFHAANNLVASLLVTADWTAFNTESILKDISNPTADWEVWIGALVINPIILFIYAKRYKWNNWGNRLFGKVQQPIVSHTSEISDIEDLSKMEKDY
- a CDS encoding o-succinylbenzoate synthase, with the translated sequence MQATYKKHILEFKRPSGTSRGVLTVKETWFIKIENGDNIGYGECGILRGLSIDDRPDYEEKLKWACKNIDLGKDELWEQLTEFPSIQFGIEMAFQSLENKDEFELFPSKFTNGKDAIAINGLIWMGEKDFMKSQIEDKLKSGFNCIKMKIGAIDFETELELLKYIRSQYSAEEIELRVDANGAFDPTNALDKLKHLSELELHSIEQPIKQGNWEEMAKLCEDTPLPIALDEELIGVFDVTKKEKLLQTIQPQYLIFKPSLIGGFKGTQQWIDLAEKRDIGWWNTSALESNIGLNAISQFTYEQKVRMPQGLGTGSLYTNNIESPLEVKEGEIRYNPEKNWDFKF
- a CDS encoding metal-dependent hydrolase, whose amino-acid sequence is MELTFYGQNCLGLTIGNINVIVDPFISGNENAKGKVEIDAIKADFILVTHAHQDHVLDVETVAKNNPDAVIVSNAEIASYYEDKGYNVHPMNHGGSWNFDFGKVKYVQAWHSSTFPDGASGGLPGGFVIQTGEKNLYIAGDTALSMDMKLIPLFTKLDLAVLPIGDNFTMGIDEAIVASDFIECDRILGCHYDTFGYIEIDHAESKKKFADKGKELLLMEIGEKMSV
- the menA gene encoding 1,4-dihydroxy-2-naphthoate octaprenyltransferase; this encodes MKKINSWVNAARLRTLPLSLSGILVGTAIAAQQGYFNLGIFSLALATTLGLQVLSNFANDYGDGVKGTDNDERVGPQRAIQSGLITHAEMKNGIIATSILTFILAVLLIYASFGRENFLYSLIFIGLGVASIVAAIKYTVGNSAYGYRGLGDIFVFIFFGIVGVFGSFFLYANNLEWTVLMPAAAVGLLSAGVLNLNNMRDRIPDEKSGKITLAVKLGQKAAKIYQYFLILGAILLMVIYSALFYEGWDDLIFYVTFIPLVLHLKRVMQNESPALLDPELKTLALCTFAMSILFGLGQIF
- the holA gene encoding DNA polymerase III subunit delta; the protein is MDDAKQIVTDIKNGKIAPIYLLMGDEPYFVDKVADYIEDNLLREDEKGFNQIIMYGRDTNPDEIVGNAKRYPMMAERQVVIVKEAQDLSRTIDKLSDYAENPQPTTVLVLCYKHKTLDKRKKVYKTIKKSGVILDSKKLYENQVSDWIVKNLKSRGLGISPKASQMLVEFLGTDLGKIDNELQKLQLVCEKGTEVTPELIEQNIGISKDFNNFELRKAVGLKDEIKAHRIINYFSQNPKDNPLVVTISLLFSYFSQILQYHGLPDKSKMNVAKQLKVNPYFVNDYTVAAKNYPMKKVSYAISVLQEADVKSKGVGAVNLSSGDLLKEVLVKIMR
- a CDS encoding type I restriction enzyme HsdR N-terminal domain-containing protein, with translation MIDLNFPKYNFRFKNSQNKIAVFDELRKKFIILTPEEWVRQNCVQFLMKEKEFPKSLINVEKQLKLGKLTKRYDAVVYNSDGSIHLIVECKAPHIKITQNVFDQIAQYNMTLDADYLMVTNGLSHYYCKMDYEAGQYQFLPEIPAYKQA
- a CDS encoding glycosyltransferase family 2 protein codes for the protein MKVAVVILNWNGKDLLRQFLPSVTQFSTEANIYVADNASTDDSIEFLRNNFPEVKIIQNKENGGYAKGYNDALKHLSEEILILLNSDIEVTKNWLQPILETFSKQSKTAVAQPKILDYKKKDHFEYAGAAGGFIDKFGYPFCRGRIFDTIEKDFGQFNDDAEIFWASGACLAIRNEVFKEIGGFDEDFFAHQEEIDLCWRIKNFDYDIKYTGNSVVYHVGGATLDKMNPKKTYYNFRNSLFMLVKNLPKKEMRKIVFQRMILDGIAGLKFLIQGDYKHFISVLKAHAHFYANFSKMSRKRIEKSSNIQYFEIKSVVFKYFVLRKKTFKNIM